From one Sesamum indicum cultivar Zhongzhi No. 13 linkage group LG13, S_indicum_v1.0, whole genome shotgun sequence genomic stretch:
- the LOC105176472 gene encoding inactive TPR repeat-containing thioredoxin TTL3, producing the protein MGDISPEKKSGCGLLTAVFGGRGLWTRKLPSSGSVEASNAKNAARSPAIDVPKTQKVGHNSEVLESSNVEKDRKQVDRIISRPGQNYSKPVYQQNQSPSARQQNQARNQAAAAAAAQTGHGQARKVPQAAVEISGELESMISDHQKSKGAGSLVRASSSNVMLYGNLGNLRHAGDTDNGNVLDYLPRTANEEPLPINGKYSPTTKNEAKKNEEPEKKGPFCRAVSTRMDPEQLKILGNEDYKNGKLAEAVALYDAAIAIDPNKASYRSNKSAALTAMGKLLEAAFECREAIRIDPFYQRAHNRLATLYVRLGEAERAMYHFKQAGSDADPDAMNKAQKVQTHLNKCTEAKTRRDWNGLLKETSQAIAAGADSAPLIFALKAEALLKLNRHQGAIETMTKGPNFNIDECKKFFGPFGSASLLIVHAQVDMVEGRFDDAVSAAELASRLDQNNREANIVLRKTRAVATARSNGNKLFKAGKYPDACSAYGEGLNHDPHNAVLLSNRAACWSRLSQYDKAIEDCNASLNVSPSYSKARLRRADCYAKIKNWGACLQDCEVLIREIPDDEEVGRLLKEAKAHLKQHRRNQDLSNGHAAGMVVT; encoded by the exons ATGGGAGACATTTCCCCTGAGAAAAAATCAGGGTGTGGCCTGTTAACTGCAGTTTTTGGTGGTAGGGGTTTATGGACTAGAAAATTACCCTCCTCAGGTTCAGTTGAAGCATCCAATGCAAAGAATGCGGCCCGTTCTCCCGCTATAGATGTACCCAAAACACAAAAGGTTGGGCATAATTCGGAGGTCTTGGAGTCATCAAACGTCGAAAAAGATAGAAAACAGGTAGATAGAATCATATCCCGTCCAGGCCAGAATTATTCCAAACCTGTTTATCAACAGAATCAGTCCCCATCTGCACGACAGCAGAATCAAGCTAGGAATCaagcagcagcagctgcaGCCGCCCAAACGGGCCATGGCCAGGCTCGTAAGGTGCCTCAGGCTGCGGTTGAAATCTCCGGTGAGCTTGAGAGCATGATCTCCGATCATCAGAAATCGAAAGGGGCTGGATCATTAGTCAGGGCATCATCTAGTAACGTAATGTTGTATGGCAATTTGGGGAATTTGAGGCACGCCGGAGACACTGATAACGGGAATGTTCTTGATTATCTTCCGAGGACAGCAAATGAGGAGCCATTGCCTATTAATGGGAAGTACAGCCCCACCACCAAGAATGAGgccaagaaaaatgaagagcCTGAAAAAAAAGGTCCCTTTTGCAGGGCTGTGTCCACTAGGATGGACCCTGAGCAGCTGAAGATTTTAGGCAATGAAGATTACAAGAATGGGAAGCTTGCAGAGGCTGTTGCTCTATATGATGCAGCAATCGCCATTGACCCGAATAAGGCATCTTATAGAAGCAACAAAAGCGCAGCGCTGACTGCTATGGGAAAGCTTCTTGAAGCAGCATTTGAATGCCGGGAAGCCATTCGAATAGATCCGTTTTATCAACGAGCTCATAATAGATTGGCTACTCTTTATGTCAG ATTAGGAGAAGCAGAGAGGGCTATGTATCATTTCAAACAGGCTGGATCAGACGCTGATCCTGATGCGATGAATAAGGCTCAAAAAGTTCAAACTCATTTAAACAAGTGCACGGAGGCAAAGACTCGACGAGATTGGAATGGTCTATTGAAAGAAACCAGCCAAGCTATAGCAGCTGGCGCTGATTCTGCACCATTG ATATTTGCTTTGAAAGCTGAGGCCTTGTTGAAGCTTAACAGGCACCAAGGAGCTATTGAAACCATGACGAAAGGTCCAAATTTTAACATTGATGaatgcaaaaaattctttggTCCTTTCGGAAGTGCAAGCTTATTAATCGTTCATGCACAAGTTGACATGGTTGAGGGGAG GTTCGACGATGCTGTTTCAGCAGCAGAACTTGCATCTAGGCTTGACCAAAACAACAGAGAAGCAAATATAGTATTGAGGAAGACAAGGGCCGTGGCAACAGCCAGATCAAATGGCAATAAGCTGTTTAAGGCAGGGAAATATCCTGATGCTTGTAGCGCTTATGGGGAAGGGCTCAACCACGATCCGCACAATGCAGTCTTGTTGTCCAACAGAGCTGCTTGCTGGTCCAGACTTAGCCAGTATGATAAAGCGATAGAGGACTGTAATGCCTCACTCAATGTCAGCCCATCTTATAGCAAAGCCAGATTAAGAAGAGCTGATTGTTACGCCAAG ATCAAAAATTGGGGGGCGTGTTTACAAGATTGTGAAGTGTTGATAAGAGAAATTCCAGACGACGAAGAGGTGGGGCGGTTGTTGAAAGAGGCGAAGGCACATCTGAAACAACATCGAAGGAATCAAGACTTGAGCAATGGCCATGCTGCAGGCATGGTTGTGACTTGA
- the LOC105176473 gene encoding PLAT domain-containing protein 3, which produces MKVKLILFILFSIFFISTSDDPDCVYSLYVRTSSIIKGGTDSIISLTLYDSEGSRIKINNLESWGGLMGPGYNYFERGNLDIFSGRGPCLPGPVCAMNLTSDGSGPGHGWYCNYVEVTTTGVHKQCTQQQFTVEQWLATDAPPYELTAIRNLCSSGDDGKSVMYYPDSSMISIL; this is translated from the exons ATGAAAGTCAAACTCATCCTCTTCATCCTCTTCTCCATCTTCTTCATCTCCACATCT GACGATCCGGATTGTGTGTACTCGTTGTACGTGAGAACCAGCTCAATTATAAAGGGTGGGACCGACTCCATCATAAGTTTAACGCTATACGATTCGGAAGGGTCTAGAATCAAAATCAACAATCTTGAGAGTTGGGGCGGGTTGATGGGCCCAGGTTATAACTATTTCGAGAGGGGTAATTTGGACATTTTTAGTGGGAGAGGCCCATGTTTGCCTGGGCCTGTTTGTGCAATGAACCTCACCTCCGATGGGTCGGGTCCAGGTCACGGGTGGTACTGTAACTACGTGGAGGTCACTACCACTGGGGTCCATAAGCAGTGTACACAGCAGCAGTTCACGGTGGAGCAGTGGTTGGCCACTGATGCGCCGCCGTACGAGCTCACTGCCATCAGGAACCTCTGTTCGTCTGGTGACGATGGCAAGTCTGTCATGTACTACCCAGATTCGTCTATGATCTCTATTTTATAA